From Bacteroidetes bacterium SB0662_bin_6, a single genomic window includes:
- a CDS encoding Uma2 family endonuclease, translating into MAAPTTTPETLNPDHIDKSGDKLQYMTLEEYASLPEQEDGYTYELVRGAVVREPGPSWSHRLLQFKLGRYFHAWIEEAGQGEVGLEGDCILSENPDTVRIPDVAVLLRRRSTDNEPGGWVRGAPDIVVEVLSPSNTPRQMRERMDDYFGAGALRVWIVDPTARTVVIHRPDEASMLFKDGDCLEDPEVLPGFVLDVAELFER; encoded by the coding sequence ATGGCAGCGCCAACCACAACTCCTGAAACGCTGAACCCGGATCACATCGACAAATCCGGAGACAAGTTGCAATACATGACGCTTGAGGAGTACGCCAGCCTTCCGGAACAGGAAGACGGCTATACGTACGAACTGGTCCGGGGTGCGGTGGTGCGGGAGCCCGGACCTTCCTGGTCGCACCGGCTTTTGCAATTCAAGTTAGGGAGGTACTTTCATGCATGGATAGAAGAAGCCGGACAAGGAGAAGTGGGTCTTGAGGGCGATTGTATCCTGAGCGAAAACCCGGATACGGTGCGCATTCCGGATGTTGCGGTGCTGTTGCGCCGACGTAGCACCGATAACGAGCCCGGAGGTTGGGTTCGCGGTGCGCCCGATATCGTCGTCGAAGTGCTATCCCCGTCGAATACGCCCCGGCAGATGCGTGAAAGGATGGATGATTACTTCGGCGCCGGGGCGCTTCGCGTCTGGATCGTGGATCCGACGGCGCGCACTGTGGTTATTCACCGGCCGGATGAGGCCTCGATGCTTTTCAAGGACGGAGACTGTCTTGAGGACCCGGAGGTGTTGCCGGGCTTTGTGCTGGATGTAGCGGAGTTGTTCGAAAGATAG
- a CDS encoding adenine nucleotide alpha hydrolase translates to MCFSGGKDSAIALHEIRRAEMYVVKELLTTVTIPYDRVTMHGVRRALVRQQAEAIGIPITEVAVPPSSSNAIYEREMGYAFARLQIQGIRRVAFGDIFLEDLRVYREEQLAACKLECVFPIWKRDTTELAHQFVNDGFKAIVACVNPAVLDASFAGRPFDEAFLAALPPEVDPCGENGEFHTFVFDGPIFRWPVRISLGQVVERDRFVFCDLVPDGGVS, encoded by the coding sequence ATGTGCTTCAGCGGGGGCAAGGACAGTGCGATCGCGTTGCATGAGATCCGTCGTGCCGAGATGTATGTCGTCAAGGAGTTGCTGACGACGGTAACCATTCCCTATGACCGGGTAACCATGCACGGCGTTCGCCGCGCGCTCGTGCGGCAACAGGCCGAGGCCATAGGGATTCCCATTACGGAAGTCGCTGTGCCTCCCAGTTCCTCCAATGCGATTTACGAACGTGAGATGGGATATGCGTTTGCCCGATTGCAGATCCAGGGCATACGGCGCGTGGCCTTCGGAGACATCTTTCTTGAAGATCTTCGGGTTTATCGCGAAGAGCAACTGGCAGCCTGTAAGCTCGAGTGTGTTTTTCCGATCTGGAAGCGCGACACCACGGAACTCGCCCATCAGTTTGTGAACGATGGATTCAAAGCCATCGTGGCCTGCGTAAATCCAGCGGTGCTCGATGCGTCTTTCGCCGGACGCCCGTTCGATGAGGCTTTTCTTGCGGCTCTTCCGCCGGAGGTCGATCCGTGCGGCGAGAACGGCGAGTTTCACACGTTCGTGTTCGACGGGCCGATTTTTCGGTGGCCGGTGCGGATATCTCTCGGGCAGGTTGTCGAACGCGACCGGTTCGTATTCTGTGACCTTGTTCCGGATGGTGGCGTTTCGTGA